The following proteins come from a genomic window of Syntrophorhabdaceae bacterium:
- a CDS encoding NADH-quinone oxidoreductase subunit B family protein — protein sequence MGIEDSVPVKMVDFIINWARKNSLFPVTFGLACCALEMMVASSAEYDIARFGAEVFRPSPRQSDLMIVAGTLTKKMAPMVKRIYEQMPNPKWVIAFGACASSGGIFRSYSVVQGVDQIVPVDVYIPGCPPRPEALLTGLMELQKKIQKETIKDRPLITLPGKTA from the coding sequence ATGGGAATAGAAGATAGCGTACCCGTAAAAATGGTCGATTTTATCATCAACTGGGCGCGAAAGAATTCCCTCTTTCCCGTCACCTTCGGCCTTGCCTGCTGTGCATTGGAGATGATGGTCGCAAGCTCGGCTGAGTACGATATCGCCCGTTTCGGGGCTGAGGTTTTCAGGCCGTCGCCCAGGCAATCCGATCTCATGATTGTAGCCGGAACGCTCACCAAAAAGATGGCGCCCATGGTGAAACGGATATACGAGCAGATGCCTAACCCCAAATGGGTCATCGCCTTCGGCGCCTGCGCTTCGTCAGGGGGCATATTCAGGTCCTACAGCGTGGTGCAGGGCGTTGATCAGATCGTTCCCGTGGACGTCTATATTCCCGGATGCCCTCCGCGCCCCGAGGCCCTGCTTACCGGCCTCATGGAACTTCAGAAGAAAATCCAGAAGGAAACGATAAAAGATAGACCGTTAATCACATTACCTGGAAAGACGGCATGA
- a CDS encoding NADH-quinone oxidoreductase subunit C has product MSEQQELLKTLSDRFGQKISEAYLSFGEPVVKVGRDSLRDLISFLKNDPGLSFDMLVDLFGVDYPEAEPRFEIVYILRSTRNNKRVTIKTRTRQTGMDTVSDLFKAAEWLEREIYDMFGVQFVNHPDLRRIYTDDDFEGHPLRKDFPLQGRDYDKPFTVTLEEERSK; this is encoded by the coding sequence ATGAGCGAGCAACAGGAACTTCTCAAAACGCTTTCGGATAGATTCGGACAGAAGATATCGGAGGCATATTTGTCCTTCGGCGAGCCGGTCGTGAAGGTGGGCAGGGACAGTCTGCGTGATCTCATTTCTTTTCTCAAGAACGACCCCGGACTCTCTTTCGATATGCTTGTCGATCTTTTCGGCGTGGACTACCCCGAGGCCGAGCCACGCTTCGAGATCGTCTATATTCTGCGCTCCACGAGGAACAACAAACGGGTGACGATAAAAACGAGAACCAGACAGACGGGTATGGACACAGTGAGCGATCTTTTTAAGGCGGCCGAATGGCTTGAGCGAGAGATATACGACATGTTCGGCGTGCAGTTCGTGAATCATCCCGATCTTCGCAGGATCTACACGGATGATGATTTTGAAGGCCATCCGTTGAGAAAGGATTTCCCTCTTCAAGGGCGCGACTACGACAAACCCTTTACCGTGACATTAGAGGAAGAAAGAAGTAAATGA
- a CDS encoding NADH-quinone oxidoreductase subunit A: MFQYVAIFGMMCFAAILAVLIIGLSYVFGQRTRNKTKLAPYECGMTTSGPTRRIMTIRYYIVAMLFLVFDIEIVFLYPWAVITRRLGLFGFLEMLVFVFILFVGYLYVWKKGALEWE; the protein is encoded by the coding sequence GTGTTCCAATATGTTGCGATATTCGGAATGATGTGTTTTGCGGCCATTCTCGCAGTTCTTATCATCGGTCTTTCCTACGTGTTTGGTCAGAGGACGAGAAACAAAACCAAGCTTGCCCCCTATGAGTGCGGCATGACAACGAGCGGTCCCACGCGCAGGATCATGACCATACGCTACTACATCGTGGCCATGCTCTTTCTGGTTTTCGATATCGAGATCGTCTTCCTCTACCCCTGGGCAGTTATCACGAGAAGGCTTGGCCTCTTCGGCTTCCTGGAAATGCTGGTCTTTGTCTTCATCCTCTTCGTAGGATACCTCTATGTATGGAAAAAAGGGGCATTGGAATGGGAATAG
- a CDS encoding 2Fe-2S iron-sulfur cluster-binding protein — protein sequence MITLTIDGKEVRTQEGKTILEAARENGITIPTLCWHKNLSPIGSCRLCIVEIDGYEKPMASCTTTVVEGLSIITKSEKLFRMRQEYLKFLLIHHPLECPICDAGGECRLQDCTFDHSIEKVDLAADKEARQAVPYATPLIRYSQERCVLCLRCVHACREISGRGVLALEETGIRARMMPARPEECISCGECLFVCPVGALTEQVSPLKSRKWQTRRKATTCPHCGFGCSVTLDVYENRFITKVISDVERPPNMGSLCVMGRFGYDFANHQARVAKPLLKENEDARPCELTDAVEAVAAGLTRLNRAGKRTGFIVSPRATNEEIETILQIAGCFPMSVTASAGLYHTGKVLSAFRESGIPVTYRYDDLLDSDLAVVAGADLLANNHLLADKVREAVKKRGLRIAVIDPLPASLTRIADVWLKPSPGTDSSLFNAVSRKLVADNLDHPQAATLEGFSELASILKESGKDEALKECAIEEAGFDRFYALFSKAEKVAVIVGSGVSGASDSLAALINLCHLKGIGEKVVVMATAIQSNAVGAMSILINPLTPENVLNDLSIGGLFIYEDDPFHYLPGSLVEKALKQKDFIAVCDAVPTYVSDYAKVLIPTGTFAEKQGSSIAQDGFLRTITRARGDSSPGFEFLKMLLNKLCGGLYHSEAEAMTGIRKRGIVAGDEAQGERLSERTTGARFLIPQEKKEVSTKRPFTLIIRNLLQNHHFCDKAIYSKIAYVNNPPVAGNKLYISRQDADSLNILNGDKVTVESDQGSTVERIFIKEGLKKGVIEYMMLKNRREILGLFEKYAKHVPVTIKKG from the coding sequence ATGATAACGCTCACCATAGACGGCAAAGAGGTACGGACTCAGGAAGGGAAAACCATACTGGAGGCGGCACGGGAGAACGGCATCACCATACCCACGCTGTGCTGGCATAAAAACCTCTCCCCCATCGGTTCGTGCAGGCTTTGCATTGTGGAGATCGACGGATATGAGAAGCCCATGGCTTCCTGCACTACCACCGTAGTGGAAGGCCTTTCGATTATTACCAAATCCGAAAAGCTCTTCAGGATGCGGCAGGAATACCTCAAGTTCCTGCTTATCCATCATCCTCTCGAGTGCCCCATATGCGACGCGGGCGGCGAGTGCAGGCTTCAGGATTGCACCTTCGACCACAGCATCGAGAAAGTCGATCTTGCCGCCGATAAAGAGGCTCGTCAGGCGGTACCCTATGCCACACCGCTTATCCGGTATTCGCAGGAAAGATGCGTGCTCTGCCTTCGCTGCGTTCACGCGTGCAGGGAAATCTCCGGAAGAGGGGTACTGGCCCTGGAAGAGACAGGGATCAGGGCAAGGATGATGCCGGCGAGACCCGAGGAGTGCATCTCCTGTGGCGAGTGTCTTTTTGTCTGTCCGGTGGGTGCGCTCACGGAACAGGTAAGTCCGCTCAAAAGCAGGAAGTGGCAGACCAGGCGAAAGGCCACGACCTGTCCTCATTGCGGTTTCGGATGTTCCGTCACCCTGGACGTTTACGAGAACAGGTTCATCACCAAGGTAATAAGCGATGTGGAGAGACCTCCCAATATGGGATCGCTCTGCGTCATGGGGAGGTTTGGCTACGATTTTGCCAACCACCAGGCGCGCGTCGCTAAACCCCTGCTCAAAGAAAATGAAGATGCGCGCCCGTGTGAGCTTACGGATGCCGTGGAGGCTGTGGCCGCAGGACTAACCCGTCTTAACAGGGCGGGAAAGCGGACGGGTTTTATCGTCTCTCCGAGGGCCACGAACGAAGAGATCGAGACGATTCTGCAGATCGCGGGGTGTTTCCCCATGAGTGTCACGGCGTCTGCCGGACTGTATCATACGGGAAAGGTCCTTTCCGCCTTCCGTGAATCCGGAATTCCTGTGACCTATCGTTATGACGATCTGCTCGACAGCGACCTCGCCGTGGTGGCGGGTGCGGACCTGCTTGCCAATAATCACCTCCTTGCCGATAAGGTTCGTGAGGCAGTGAAGAAGAGGGGCCTTCGGATTGCTGTTATCGATCCGCTTCCTGCAAGTCTTACAAGGATTGCCGACGTCTGGCTTAAGCCGTCTCCCGGAACAGATTCCTCTCTCTTTAACGCCGTTAGTAGGAAGCTTGTTGCCGATAATCTTGATCACCCCCAGGCGGCCACCCTGGAAGGGTTTTCCGAACTGGCGTCCATACTCAAAGAGAGCGGAAAAGATGAGGCCCTGAAAGAGTGCGCCATCGAAGAGGCCGGCTTTGACAGGTTCTATGCCCTTTTTTCCAAGGCCGAAAAGGTCGCCGTCATCGTAGGGTCCGGAGTGAGCGGGGCGAGCGATAGCCTTGCCGCGCTTATCAATCTGTGCCATCTCAAAGGCATCGGAGAAAAAGTCGTTGTCATGGCCACGGCCATACAATCTAACGCGGTCGGCGCCATGTCGATCCTCATTAACCCTCTCACCCCTGAGAATGTCCTCAATGACTTAAGTATAGGCGGCCTGTTCATCTACGAGGATGATCCGTTTCATTACCTGCCGGGATCACTCGTGGAAAAAGCGCTCAAACAGAAAGACTTCATTGCGGTCTGCGATGCCGTTCCCACCTACGTGTCGGATTATGCCAAGGTGCTGATACCGACCGGAACATTCGCGGAAAAACAAGGCAGTTCAATCGCCCAGGATGGGTTTTTGCGCACCATTACACGGGCCCGGGGGGATTCGTCCCCGGGGTTCGAGTTCTTGAAAATGCTTCTCAACAAACTCTGCGGTGGCCTCTACCACAGCGAGGCCGAAGCGATGACCGGTATACGCAAAAGAGGGATTGTGGCGGGTGACGAGGCTCAAGGAGAAAGATTGTCCGAGAGAACTACCGGTGCGCGCTTTCTTATTCCCCAAGAGAAGAAAGAGGTCTCAACCAAACGGCCTTTCACTCTTATTATCAGAAATCTCCTGCAGAACCATCATTTCTGCGACAAGGCGATCTACTCAAAAATCGCATACGTAAATAACCCGCCCGTAGCGGGCAATAAGCTCTATATCTCGCGTCAGGACGCCGATTCATTGAACATCTTGAACGGCGATAAGGTGACGGTGGAATCAGATCAGGGTTCCACTGTGGAGCGTATTTTCATCAAAGAAGGCCTCAAAAAGGGTGTCATCGAATATATGATGTTGAAGAACAGGCGGGAGATACTTGGGCTTTTCGAGAAATACGCAAAGCATGTGCCGGTCACGATAAAAAAGGGTTAG
- a CDS encoding lytic transglycosylase domain-containing protein, which produces MADKREPISLACWRWRTVLLLPILLGILCAPPVFVSCSDAQVLTKKPAPIEKRVADVEKDVLRLDRQVNLFNLDALPDYLMLCDKKVPIINEDVRERFERELFQLLENRGLLTIIVKRYFKYLPTIDEEIEKMSLPPDLVYLAVTESYLNPRSISSANAAGMWQFIKETGQKEGLYINDNIDERYNIKTSTRSALAHLKKLYDEFNDWFIAMAAYNAGAARLREAIENQNTRDFFDLYLPEETERYVFRVMALKEIISNRERYGINIDDKELYKPVNLQEVTLELDKEIHSNILAKAMEVSYRTFKLYNLQIRKYKMPKGIYRINVPAEKKDLFLKHLKGMSYITVFVEPR; this is translated from the coding sequence ATGGCAGATAAGCGCGAGCCAATCTCTCTGGCTTGTTGGCGATGGCGCACGGTTCTCTTGCTTCCGATACTCCTGGGGATACTGTGTGCGCCCCCGGTCTTTGTTTCCTGCTCAGACGCACAGGTTCTCACTAAAAAACCTGCACCCATAGAGAAAAGGGTCGCCGATGTCGAAAAGGACGTCTTGAGGCTCGACAGGCAAGTGAATCTGTTCAATCTCGATGCCCTTCCCGACTACCTTATGCTTTGTGACAAAAAGGTGCCTATCATCAATGAAGATGTGCGCGAGAGGTTTGAGCGTGAGCTTTTCCAGTTGCTCGAAAACAGGGGATTGCTCACCATCATCGTGAAACGGTACTTCAAGTACCTTCCGACTATAGACGAGGAGATTGAGAAGATGTCGCTTCCTCCAGACCTCGTGTATCTCGCCGTTACGGAGAGCTATCTCAATCCACGTTCCATATCGAGTGCGAACGCGGCGGGCATGTGGCAATTCATCAAGGAGACGGGCCAGAAGGAAGGGCTATACATAAACGACAATATCGATGAGCGTTACAATATCAAGACATCGACACGCTCCGCGCTTGCCCACCTCAAGAAGCTCTATGACGAATTCAACGACTGGTTCATCGCTATGGCCGCCTACAACGCGGGCGCGGCCAGGCTTAGGGAAGCTATCGAGAACCAGAATACCAGGGATTTCTTCGATCTCTATCTACCCGAGGAGACAGAACGGTATGTATTCAGGGTGATGGCGCTCAAAGAGATTATCTCCAACAGAGAACGGTACGGTATCAACATAGACGATAAGGAGCTGTACAAACCGGTCAACCTGCAAGAGGTCACCCTGGAGCTGGATAAAGAGATACACAGTAACATTCTGGCCAAGGCCATGGAAGTCTCATACAGGACCTTCAAGCTATACAACCTCCAGATCAGGAAATACAAGATGCCCAAGGGAATATACCGGATCAATGTGCCCGCTGAAAAGAAGGATCTTTTTCTTAAGCACTTGAAGGGCATGAGCTACATAACGGTCTTCGTGGAGCCGCGATGA
- a CDS encoding hydroxymethylpyrimidine/phosphomethylpyrimidine kinase: protein MAVGKVYMKNILTVAGYDPSSGAGIVRDMDTFFSLGMHGLSAPTCSVVQGPGGVVALNPTPGKLFKEIIAIVGKEIPLHGIKVGVACDAYYVREIVHIVKLKRIPLVIDPVITAKNGLRLITDAGLGTMIARLFPLATVVTPNIDEASLISGMKITKEEHMEEAARAILEKGPKAVVVKGGHLRGDPVDIFFDGEELVRWKRRRLKRVIHGTGCSFSASMISCLVAGCSPKDAFFASEKLMHEMLKESYRIDKQGYFYISTGIMNHIKLRERTGTKRP from the coding sequence ATGGCAGTCGGCAAGGTCTATATGAAGAATATTCTTACCGTGGCGGGATACGATCCTTCTTCGGGTGCCGGCATCGTGAGAGACATGGATACGTTCTTCTCCCTCGGCATGCACGGGCTCTCAGCGCCTACCTGCTCGGTTGTGCAGGGACCGGGGGGTGTAGTTGCTCTTAACCCAACACCGGGTAAGCTCTTTAAAGAGATCATAGCAATTGTGGGAAAAGAGATTCCGCTTCACGGCATCAAGGTGGGGGTCGCCTGCGATGCTTACTACGTCCGGGAAATCGTACACATCGTGAAACTCAAGCGCATCCCTCTGGTCATCGATCCTGTCATCACCGCCAAGAACGGCTTAAGGCTCATTACTGACGCGGGTCTCGGGACTATGATTGCACGGCTTTTTCCCCTGGCAACGGTGGTTACGCCGAACATCGACGAGGCTTCATTGATCTCAGGAATGAAAATCACAAAAGAAGAGCACATGGAGGAAGCGGCGCGGGCTATCCTTGAGAAAGGACCAAAGGCGGTCGTGGTCAAGGGCGGCCATCTCCGGGGCGACCCGGTGGATATCTTTTTCGATGGCGAGGAGCTTGTGCGCTGGAAGAGAAGAAGACTGAAAAGGGTAATACACGGTACGGGATGCTCCTTTTCCGCGTCGATGATCTCCTGTCTCGTCGCAGGATGCTCTCCCAAAGACGCTTTTTTTGCCTCTGAAAAATTGATGCACGAGATGCTTAAGGAAAGTTACCGAATTGATAAGCAAGGATACTTCTACATATCGACAGGCATAATGAATCACATCAAATTGAGAGAACGAACGGGGACGAAAAGACCATGA
- the nuoD gene encoding NADH dehydrogenase (quinone) subunit D, giving the protein MTETKYMTLNMGPQHPATHGVLRFALELDGETVVKSTPHIGYLHRGVEKLMESKTYWQSEPLTDRLDYTSGMSNNLAYCLAVEKLLGIEIPKRAQYIRVMLSELQRIAAHILWLSTHALDIGAMTLFFYGFRERENCLKVLETVSGARLMPDYIRFGGLREDLPDEFMEKARIFIDDFPRRVDEYETLLTKNIIWIKRTQGIGLISAQEAINYSVTGPVLRASGVNYDVRKAYPYSSYEDFDFEIPLGDKGDVYDRYLVRLKEMRQSARIVTQALDHLPKGPVRAPDLKHVPPEKESVKNDMAALIRHFKLMADGVEPPKTEAYASIESSKGELGFYIISDGTNRPYRVRIRPPSFLNLASIPRMIEGALVADVIAAIGSVDVVLGEIDK; this is encoded by the coding sequence ATGACAGAAACCAAATACATGACGCTCAATATGGGACCGCAGCATCCCGCAACCCACGGGGTGCTCCGGTTTGCCCTGGAGCTCGATGGCGAAACAGTTGTAAAGAGCACTCCTCACATTGGATATCTCCACCGCGGCGTGGAAAAGCTCATGGAGAGCAAGACGTACTGGCAGTCGGAGCCGCTCACCGACAGACTTGACTATACGAGCGGCATGTCGAATAACCTTGCCTATTGTCTGGCGGTCGAGAAACTGCTCGGTATCGAGATACCGAAGAGGGCTCAGTACATCCGGGTGATGTTAAGCGAACTCCAGAGGATAGCGGCCCACATACTCTGGCTTTCCACGCATGCCCTGGACATCGGCGCCATGACGCTCTTCTTTTACGGATTCCGGGAGAGGGAAAACTGTCTCAAGGTCCTGGAGACCGTATCGGGGGCCAGGCTCATGCCTGACTATATCCGTTTTGGGGGTTTAAGGGAAGATCTTCCCGATGAGTTCATGGAAAAGGCGAGGATCTTCATCGATGATTTCCCCCGAAGGGTCGATGAGTACGAAACACTGCTCACGAAGAACATCATATGGATAAAGAGGACCCAAGGCATCGGGCTAATTTCCGCGCAAGAGGCCATAAACTATAGCGTCACCGGCCCCGTGCTGCGCGCCTCAGGCGTCAATTACGATGTGCGTAAGGCCTACCCATATTCGAGTTACGAGGACTTTGATTTTGAGATACCGCTCGGGGATAAGGGCGATGTGTACGACAGGTATCTCGTGAGACTCAAGGAAATGAGGCAATCGGCAAGGATCGTCACTCAGGCCCTGGATCACCTCCCGAAAGGACCGGTACGCGCACCGGATCTTAAGCATGTGCCGCCGGAAAAGGAGTCCGTAAAAAATGACATGGCGGCCCTCATACGCCATTTCAAACTTATGGCAGATGGCGTGGAGCCGCCGAAGACAGAGGCCTACGCGTCGATCGAATCCTCCAAGGGCGAACTCGGCTTCTATATTATAAGCGATGGGACGAACCGGCCTTACAGGGTCCGTATCCGTCCGCCGTCATTCTTAAATCTCGCCTCTATTCCGAGGATGATTGAAGGAGCGCTTGTGGCAGACGTGATCGCCGCTATAGGCAGTGTCGACGTGGTGTTAGGGGAGATAGATAAGTAA
- the nuoH gene encoding NADH-quinone oxidoreductase subunit NuoH: MEQAYILIEIIIKIVLATLILMGFVAYTTLLERKALGWIQVRIGPNRVGPWGLLQPIADGIKSFFKEDIIPDQADKPLYVIAPGICLFTALSMFAVVPFGGTIVMWGRQVKMVIADIDAGLLYVLALATLGEYGVVLGGWASGSKYGVLGALRAAAQMISYEVALGLAVIGTIILAGSLRLTDIVAAQQGSWHSWFVWKYPFGFIFYIVAGLAEINRTPFDMPESESELACGFNIEYSSMKFATFMIAEYAHMFVVASVATTLFLGGSLGPGPIYLGPLWFLIKVFVIIFFFIWERGTFPRLRYDHIMHFGWKVLLPATLINVVGTSLLVALGVL, from the coding sequence ATGGAGCAGGCATACATATTGATTGAGATTATCATCAAAATTGTTCTGGCGACCCTTATTCTCATGGGTTTCGTGGCCTACACCACACTTTTGGAGAGGAAGGCGCTCGGGTGGATACAGGTGCGCATAGGCCCCAACAGGGTCGGTCCATGGGGTCTCTTACAGCCGATTGCGGACGGCATAAAATCCTTCTTCAAGGAAGACATCATACCTGACCAGGCTGATAAACCGCTCTACGTCATTGCCCCAGGCATCTGCCTCTTCACCGCTCTGTCCATGTTCGCGGTGGTCCCCTTTGGCGGAACGATCGTGATGTGGGGCAGACAGGTCAAAATGGTAATTGCCGACATCGATGCGGGACTTCTCTACGTGCTCGCGCTTGCCACACTCGGCGAGTACGGCGTGGTTCTCGGCGGCTGGGCCTCGGGCAGCAAATATGGGGTCCTGGGAGCGTTGAGGGCCGCTGCACAGATGATAAGCTACGAAGTCGCCCTCGGTCTCGCCGTCATCGGCACCATCATCCTGGCCGGATCGCTCCGACTTACCGACATCGTCGCGGCGCAGCAGGGTTCCTGGCATTCGTGGTTCGTCTGGAAATATCCGTTCGGTTTCATCTTCTATATTGTGGCCGGGCTTGCTGAAATAAACAGGACGCCTTTCGACATGCCCGAGTCGGAAAGCGAGCTCGCCTGCGGTTTCAATATCGAATACAGCAGCATGAAGTTCGCCACCTTCATGATTGCCGAGTATGCCCATATGTTCGTGGTGGCCTCGGTGGCGACCACGCTCTTTTTGGGCGGCTCCCTGGGGCCGGGGCCCATCTATCTCGGTCCTCTCTGGTTCTTGATCAAGGTCTTTGTGATCATCTTCTTCTTTATCTGGGAACGTGGCACGTTCCCCCGCTTAAGATACGATCATATCATGCACTTCGGATGGAAGGTGCTCTTGCCCGCTACCCTGATCAACGTGGTGGGCACGTCCCTTCTTGTTGCGCTGGGGGTGCTTTGA
- a CDS encoding FAD-dependent oxidoreductase, translating into MADVIFSSWQGTIIDNRGKASNECAPLQVKLPDEFEKGVSVKAFMGWDGIIIRDEAVDIVDMCLKYVSAVQKESCGRCLPCRIGSKVIWNMLKEIASGQGGVGHIEKISQIAATIRDGSKCQIGQTGFVPVLHALQYFAPRFESALGSGQAAREGTYQISVTAPCMSVCPTQLNIPRYVEDIYEERFSDSLATIRSGTCLAGTLGRVCVRPCESNCRRANIDEPVAIKHLKRFAADYEIEKNVKPSLARSSAEDAPKSSKKVAVIGAGPAGLSCAYYLVQMGHAVTVFERLSEPGGMAAVGIPDYRLPRSILSGEGAFLESLGVEIRYGVSIGRDMTIGELMREFNAVFIGVGAHGSSPMGVEGEDKGYRGFIAGVKYLLDINTGKDPYPEGKKVVVVGGGNVAMDCVRSSFRVGKPDVHLVYRRTKKEMPADPVEIHEAEEEGVEFHYLCNPKRIIEKDGRVVGVECIRMELGEPDASGRRRPVPVPDSEFVMETDILIPAIGQVVDFSFLEKEESFAFTKWNTFKVDQETFETSVKGVFSAGDCETGPDVLVRACGNGKRAAWKIDEYLRGDTPRPRTSERFVRFFADIKVYDKKEKLGIVGDKKRLHLKAMEPEKRKWTFDEVEEGYKVNEAMDEASRCLRCYRIGMIAL; encoded by the coding sequence ATGGCAGACGTGATTTTCAGTTCATGGCAGGGTACGATAATCGATAACAGGGGCAAAGCCAGCAATGAATGCGCCCCGCTTCAGGTAAAGCTCCCCGATGAATTCGAAAAAGGTGTTTCTGTCAAAGCCTTCATGGGATGGGACGGCATCATCATCCGCGATGAAGCCGTGGATATTGTGGACATGTGTCTCAAATATGTGAGCGCCGTGCAGAAAGAGTCCTGCGGCAGGTGCCTGCCTTGCAGGATAGGAAGCAAGGTCATCTGGAATATGCTCAAAGAGATCGCTTCGGGCCAGGGCGGGGTGGGCCATATAGAGAAGATCAGCCAAATCGCAGCCACCATACGGGATGGGTCAAAATGTCAGATCGGGCAGACCGGTTTTGTGCCTGTTTTGCACGCCCTTCAATATTTTGCCCCCCGATTTGAGAGTGCCCTTGGAAGCGGCCAGGCGGCGCGTGAAGGGACATACCAGATCTCTGTCACCGCGCCGTGCATGAGCGTCTGTCCCACGCAACTTAACATCCCCAGATACGTGGAAGATATATACGAAGAAAGGTTCTCCGACTCCCTGGCTACCATTCGTAGTGGCACATGTCTCGCCGGCACGTTAGGCAGAGTGTGCGTGAGGCCGTGCGAATCGAATTGTAGAAGGGCCAACATCGACGAACCCGTCGCCATCAAACATCTGAAGCGATTCGCCGCCGATTACGAGATAGAAAAGAATGTCAAACCGTCTCTTGCGCGAAGTTCAGCCGAGGATGCGCCGAAATCGTCTAAGAAGGTCGCCGTGATCGGTGCCGGACCTGCCGGACTCTCCTGCGCCTACTACCTTGTACAGATGGGACACGCCGTCACCGTATTTGAGCGCTTGAGTGAGCCGGGTGGCATGGCAGCGGTCGGTATCCCCGATTATCGTCTGCCGCGCAGTATCCTCTCCGGCGAAGGCGCCTTTCTCGAATCTCTGGGCGTAGAAATCCGGTACGGTGTCTCAATTGGAAGGGACATGACGATCGGCGAGCTTATGCGCGAGTTTAACGCGGTATTCATCGGCGTGGGCGCGCACGGGAGTTCGCCCATGGGCGTCGAAGGCGAGGACAAGGGTTACAGGGGATTTATTGCCGGCGTCAAATATCTTCTCGATATCAACACGGGCAAAGACCCGTACCCGGAAGGAAAGAAAGTCGTTGTGGTCGGCGGAGGTAACGTGGCCATGGACTGCGTCAGGTCCTCCTTCAGGGTTGGCAAGCCGGATGTACACCTCGTCTACCGAAGGACAAAGAAAGAGATGCCCGCAGACCCAGTAGAGATTCACGAGGCGGAGGAAGAGGGCGTTGAGTTCCATTACCTCTGTAATCCCAAGCGGATCATCGAGAAAGACGGACGAGTCGTCGGCGTGGAATGCATCCGCATGGAGCTCGGCGAACCGGATGCGAGCGGCCGGAGAAGACCGGTGCCGGTACCCGATTCTGAATTCGTCATGGAGACCGATATTCTCATACCCGCCATCGGACAGGTGGTCGATTTTTCCTTCCTTGAAAAAGAAGAGTCCTTCGCGTTCACCAAATGGAATACTTTTAAGGTCGATCAGGAGACCTTCGAGACGTCCGTAAAAGGGGTTTTTTCCGCCGGTGACTGCGAAACCGGCCCGGATGTGCTTGTGCGCGCCTGCGGCAACGGCAAGAGGGCGGCATGGAAGATCGATGAATATCTGCGAGGAGATACGCCAAGACCCCGTACGAGCGAGCGATTCGTACGTTTCTTTGCAGACATCAAGGTCTATGACAAAAAGGAAAAGCTCGGCATTGTGGGCGACAAGAAGAGACTTCATCTCAAGGCCATGGAGCCCGAAAAGAGGAAATGGACCTTCGATGAAGTCGAAGAAGGATATAAAGTAAACGAGGCAATGGACGAGGCATCGCGCTGTCTTCGCTGTTACAGGATAGGCATGATCGCGCTTTGA
- a CDS encoding DedA family protein: MEGYIAHYGYIGIAIGTFLEGETTVLLGGIFSKLGYMHICMVMLYAFAGTFIGDCTFFTIGRFFGKKIIERFAFIRSKTALANKVIKKYGNFIIFIIRFLVGIRVVVLILLGCTNVKMRKFVLFNIINSIVWSIIVSLIGYAFGQFIFVFVSDIRKYESTIIPLVMVCVITLILVYRHVVRKKEQKTYGNE, from the coding sequence GTGGAAGGATATATAGCGCATTACGGGTATATAGGGATCGCTATAGGCACGTTTCTCGAAGGAGAAACGACCGTGCTTCTTGGAGGGATTTTTTCCAAGCTCGGATACATGCACATCTGCATGGTCATGCTCTACGCTTTTGCAGGTACCTTTATCGGGGATTGCACGTTTTTTACCATCGGAAGGTTCTTCGGAAAGAAGATCATCGAACGGTTTGCCTTCATTCGCAGCAAGACCGCCCTCGCCAATAAGGTGATCAAAAAATACGGTAATTTCATCATCTTCATTATCCGTTTCCTCGTGGGCATACGGGTCGTGGTTCTGATCCTGCTCGGTTGCACAAACGTGAAGATGCGTAAATTTGTGCTGTTCAATATCATCAATTCGATCGTGTGGAGCATTATCGTATCCCTTATCGGATACGCCTTCGGTCAATTCATCTTCGTATTCGTGAGCGATATCAGAAAGTACGAATCCACTATCATACCTCTCGTAATGGTTTGCGTGATAACCCTGATCCTTGTTTACCGACATGTGGTCAGAAAGAAGGAGCAAAAGACCTATGGAAATGAATGA